The Edaphobacter sp. 12200R-103 genome contains a region encoding:
- the cydB gene encoding cytochrome d ubiquinol oxidase subunit II, which produces MGTIWFWIVAAMLTIYVVLDGFDLGVGIVYLIVARTEQDRRKAMHAIGPVWDGNEVWLIAGGGTLFFAFPLLYASSFSGFYLPLTIVLWLLIVRGLSIELRAHTHDSVFMSLFDTTFALSSLILAVFFGAALANVIRGVPLGADNYFFLPLWTNWRTGPNPGILDWYTVLGGLLAAVALAMHGLLYLALKTRGALNEKSVAWAKKALPIVAILTLASVPATVIARPASLMHYQEHGLAWLAPAMVVVSLITIAISLARGWEWRAFIGSCTYLAAMLVGAAAGLFPVVLPSVGTEGQSITIDRALAGPHAVRVGLIWWTFGILLALGYTVTVYWLFRGKVPEHTEGYGH; this is translated from the coding sequence ATGGGGACGATCTGGTTCTGGATTGTAGCGGCGATGCTGACCATCTATGTAGTGCTGGACGGGTTTGACCTCGGGGTCGGCATTGTTTATTTGATAGTAGCTCGCACCGAGCAGGACAGGCGAAAGGCTATGCATGCCATCGGGCCGGTCTGGGATGGCAACGAGGTGTGGCTGATCGCCGGAGGAGGCACGCTCTTCTTTGCCTTCCCTCTTCTGTACGCCTCTTCGTTCAGCGGCTTTTATCTTCCTCTCACTATCGTGCTTTGGCTGCTGATCGTGCGCGGCTTAAGCATCGAGCTTCGCGCACACACGCACGACAGCGTCTTTATGAGCTTGTTCGATACAACGTTCGCGCTTTCGAGTCTGATCCTTGCGGTATTCTTCGGGGCGGCCCTAGCCAACGTTATTCGCGGTGTTCCCCTTGGAGCTGACAACTACTTCTTTCTTCCTCTATGGACAAACTGGCGAACAGGACCGAACCCGGGAATCCTGGACTGGTACACCGTTTTGGGAGGTCTGCTCGCGGCAGTGGCATTGGCAATGCACGGCCTGCTCTATCTGGCATTGAAGACCAGGGGGGCACTCAATGAGAAGTCGGTTGCATGGGCGAAAAAAGCGCTCCCGATAGTAGCCATTCTCACCCTGGCGAGCGTCCCGGCCACCGTCATCGCGCGACCTGCTTCCCTGATGCACTACCAGGAACACGGACTCGCGTGGCTGGCGCCGGCGATGGTTGTTGTCAGCCTCATTACGATCGCCATCTCACTGGCCCGCGGATGGGAGTGGAGAGCCTTTATCGGTTCCTGCACCTACCTTGCTGCAATGCTGGTTGGTGCTGCGGCTGGGCTCTTCCCTGTCGTACTGCCGAGTGTAGGAACGGAGGGCCAGAGCATCACCATCGATCGCGCGCTCGCGGGTCCACACGCGGTCCGGGTGGGGCTTATCTGGTGGACGTTCGGGATTCTGCTGGCCCTTGGCTACACCGTGACGGTGTACTGGCTCTTCCGTGGCAAGGTCCCGGAGCACACAGAAGGATACGGCCACTAA